In Nocardioides sp. zg-1228, a single window of DNA contains:
- a CDS encoding PaaI family thioesterase: MTHTQHDFLATIGADTPEATDGRSTLTVEADERHLNAAGTVHGGMLATLVDATMGAAIRSAVDGETPATSQLTLTYLRPGRPGPLEVTARVRKRGDSLTVCEADVEQEGRTLVHALATFALLAD; the protein is encoded by the coding sequence GTGACCCACACCCAGCACGACTTCCTGGCGACGATCGGCGCAGACACCCCCGAGGCGACGGACGGACGCTCGACGCTCACGGTGGAGGCGGACGAGCGGCACCTCAACGCGGCCGGCACGGTCCACGGCGGCATGCTCGCCACCCTGGTCGACGCGACGATGGGCGCCGCGATCCGGAGCGCCGTCGACGGCGAGACCCCCGCCACCAGTCAGCTCACCCTCACCTACCTGCGCCCCGGCAGGCCCGGGCCCCTCGAAGTCACCGCCCGGGTGCGCAAGCGCGGAGACAGCCTCACCGTCTGCGAGGCCGACGTCGAGCAGGAGGGGAGGACGCTGGTGCACGCGCTCGCCACCTTCGCGCTCCTGGCCGACTGA
- a CDS encoding YciI family protein: MTKYAIYFQQHWVGDHPAEWFQGRVAPSKAVIEEMKDAGVLVFAGGLEEDMAEAFTADATSGTITITDGPYTESTEYLGGITIVDVPDIDAAKLWAGKIAEGCGWPQEVRVVT, translated from the coding sequence ATGACGAAGTACGCCATCTACTTCCAGCAGCACTGGGTGGGCGACCACCCTGCCGAGTGGTTCCAGGGCCGGGTGGCGCCGAGCAAGGCGGTCATCGAGGAGATGAAGGACGCCGGGGTCCTGGTCTTCGCCGGCGGCCTCGAGGAGGACATGGCCGAGGCGTTCACTGCCGACGCCACCAGCGGCACCATCACCATCACCGACGGGCCCTACACCGAGAGCACGGAATACCTCGGGGGGATCACCATCGTCGACGTGCCCGACATCGATGCGGCCAAGCTGTGGGCCGGCAAGATCGCCGAGGGGTGCGGCTGGCCCCAGGAGGTCCGCGTCGTCACGTAG
- a CDS encoding GNAT family N-acetyltransferase: MKPSPASPAVGRLARAERSAAVDLVARAMVDNPLHVAAYGDDPDVRLVAHRRLVGGAIGVMDALDVLALRSRGRVVGVAGMVPAGRCRPTARQRLRLLPVLARLGPRAGRRVAGWLGEWSRHDLREPHVHVGPVAVHPDLQGRGLGTRLMAAVCAELDSSGLPGYLETDKAANVPFYEGCGFEVVGSASVIGVENWFMRRPSAAPVQTA, from the coding sequence GTGAAACCATCCCCCGCCTCACCAGCGGTCGGACGCCTCGCGCGGGCCGAGCGGAGCGCGGCCGTCGACCTCGTCGCCCGAGCGATGGTCGACAACCCGCTGCACGTGGCCGCCTACGGCGACGACCCGGACGTGCGCCTCGTCGCGCACCGCAGGCTCGTCGGCGGCGCCATCGGTGTGATGGACGCGCTGGACGTTCTGGCGCTGAGGTCCCGCGGCCGGGTCGTGGGGGTCGCCGGGATGGTCCCGGCCGGTCGCTGCCGGCCCACGGCGCGACAACGGCTCCGGCTGCTGCCGGTCCTGGCGAGGCTGGGACCCCGGGCCGGACGTCGGGTGGCGGGCTGGCTCGGGGAGTGGTCCCGGCACGACCTGCGCGAGCCGCACGTGCACGTCGGTCCCGTCGCCGTGCATCCGGACCTGCAGGGACGCGGGCTCGGCACCCGCCTCATGGCGGCCGTCTGCGCGGAGCTCGACTCCTCGGGGCTGCCGGGCTACCTGGAGACCGACAAGGCCGCCAACGTGCCCTTCTACGAGGGCTGCGGCTTCGAGGTGGTGGGTTCGGCCTCGGTCATCGGGGTCGAGAACTGGTTCATGCGTCGCCCCTCCGCGGCGCCGGTCCAGACCGCCTGA
- a CDS encoding histidine kinase — protein sequence MNARKVDVLLAVGVIVILATIVTSGQGGRFTGPINPLAYVWTVGLGLLMLIRRAHPLLVLVLTTIGYFSYHAAGFPAMGVAVPVAAALFSAAEMGHTRAAVATGAVTLLGSTGYRVASNQNLAYVLAYELASHVALMAAVIALGHSLRTTRQLRLRRDQVTRLLARQRHLDAEVTKRDDRLTLARDLHDSIGHSLTVASIYAGLALERDVGPERRDQSLTMVRTAVSEALSHLRRTVRVLREQDASLAGPGLEDIRHLAEAPRAAGYDVRVDVPDVAVPVPVGAAIYRLAQEGITNALKHSSGRRIEVRVSCAGSHTVDVSICDDGAGHRTAPVELGHGLSGMRERVADLGGVLTVDTASSGWRVHATIPWEAAT from the coding sequence GTGAACGCCCGCAAGGTCGACGTGCTGCTCGCCGTCGGGGTGATCGTCATCCTGGCCACGATCGTCACCTCGGGGCAGGGCGGCAGATTCACGGGACCGATCAACCCGTTGGCCTACGTGTGGACGGTGGGCCTCGGGCTGCTCATGCTGATCCGGCGGGCCCACCCGCTGCTCGTGCTGGTGCTGACGACGATCGGCTACTTCAGCTATCACGCGGCCGGATTCCCCGCCATGGGCGTCGCCGTGCCGGTCGCGGCCGCCCTCTTCTCCGCGGCCGAGATGGGGCACACGCGGGCCGCGGTGGCGACCGGCGCCGTGACCCTGCTCGGGTCCACTGGCTACCGGGTCGCCTCGAACCAGAACCTGGCCTACGTCCTCGCCTACGAGCTCGCGTCCCACGTCGCGCTCATGGCCGCGGTGATCGCCCTCGGCCACAGCCTGCGCACCACCCGCCAGCTGCGCCTGAGGCGCGACCAGGTGACCCGACTGCTGGCGCGTCAGCGCCACCTCGACGCGGAGGTGACGAAGCGCGACGACCGCCTCACGCTGGCCCGCGACCTGCACGACTCGATCGGTCACTCGCTGACGGTCGCGTCGATCTACGCGGGGCTGGCCCTCGAGCGCGACGTGGGACCCGAGCGCAGGGACCAGAGCCTCACGATGGTCAGGACGGCGGTCTCGGAGGCCCTGTCGCACCTGCGACGGACGGTCCGGGTGCTGCGCGAGCAGGACGCCAGCCTGGCCGGGCCGGGCCTGGAGGACATCCGTCACCTCGCCGAGGCACCGCGCGCCGCCGGCTACGACGTACGCGTCGACGTGCCGGACGTCGCCGTGCCGGTGCCCGTCGGCGCGGCGATCTACCGCCTCGCCCAGGAGGGGATCACCAATGCGCTCAAGCACTCCTCCGGCCGCCGCATCGAGGTCCGCGTCTCCTGCGCGGGCTCGCACACGGTGGACGTGAGCATCTGCGACGACGGCGCCGGCCACCGGACCGCGCCGGTCGAGCTGGGACACGGGCTGAGCGGCATGCGCGAGCGGGTCGCGGACCTGGGCGGCGTCCTGACCGTCGACACCGCGAGCAGCGGCTGGCGCGTCCACGCCACGATCCCCTGGGAGGCGGCGACGTGA
- a CDS encoding response regulator transcription factor: MIKVLLVDDQRLLREGLRAILDVADDLTVVAQARNGREALTLGREHSPDVFLMDLQMPTMNGHEAIREIRRDPSLKSAAVLVLTTFDEDDDVVAALAAGADGYLLKDIDAEDLRRAVRRAAAGEADMAPGVLRQMMDRIARLPTRRSREEQLAGLTERDLEILTHVGLGLSNEEIGRALFLSPETARTYVSRLMTKLGARDRAQLVVLAHRAGLVDPTVD; the protein is encoded by the coding sequence GTGATCAAGGTGCTCCTGGTCGACGACCAGCGACTGCTGCGCGAAGGGCTTCGGGCCATCCTCGACGTGGCCGACGACCTGACCGTGGTGGCACAGGCCCGCAACGGGCGAGAGGCCCTCACCCTGGGGCGCGAGCACTCCCCCGACGTGTTCTTGATGGACCTCCAGATGCCCACGATGAACGGCCACGAGGCGATCCGCGAGATCCGTCGGGACCCGTCCCTCAAGAGCGCGGCCGTGCTGGTCCTGACGACGTTCGACGAGGACGACGACGTCGTGGCGGCGCTCGCCGCCGGGGCCGACGGCTACCTGCTCAAGGACATCGACGCCGAGGACCTGCGGCGCGCCGTCCGGCGGGCGGCGGCCGGCGAGGCGGACATGGCGCCCGGCGTGCTGCGGCAGATGATGGACCGGATCGCGCGGCTCCCGACGAGGCGCAGCCGCGAGGAGCAGCTGGCGGGCCTGACCGAGCGCGACCTCGAGATCCTCACCCACGTCGGCCTGGGCCTGTCCAACGAGGAGATCGGCCGCGCCCTCTTCCTCAGCCCCGAGACCGCCCGCACCTACGTGAGCCGGCTGATGACCAAGCTCGGCGCGCGCGACCGCGCCCAGCTCGTGGTGCTGGCCCACCGCGCCGGCCTGGTCGACCCCACCGTCGACTGA